A region of Leptospiraceae bacterium DNA encodes the following proteins:
- a CDS encoding DUF4384 domain-containing protein: MPNTIVLNKNQLQGALKDKKIGEAGISNPDLLKKLAKSKMLDYLLLLEGKSNTGFKLIEIKNGKVMASWKKYSKKSLKSLSEIIEREAILYEFVNISVSESEDKLVKFGDIECINQKEEDEDDDEEIINTDNTHCKFHLKEKVGFRYRVIREDLDRSYIYLTVFAYTQDKKIIQLFPNKYSSSNKIRTGRENVFPSSKDKYILYGDYPIGKDKVIMIASLQPVGLPGNSPRAGIYKYADIGKAQYGVIGLKKIPQNSYDVKIITSETIK, translated from the coding sequence ATGCCAAATACTATTGTCTTAAACAAAAATCAATTACAGGGGGCATTGAAAGATAAGAAAATTGGAGAAGCCGGTATTTCTAATCCGGATTTGCTTAAGAAACTTGCTAAAAGTAAGATGCTTGATTATCTGTTATTGTTAGAAGGTAAGAGTAATACTGGTTTTAAACTCATAGAAATTAAAAATGGGAAAGTAATGGCTAGCTGGAAAAAATATTCAAAAAAAAGTCTTAAAAGCTTATCAGAAATTATAGAGAGAGAAGCTATATTATATGAGTTTGTTAATATATCAGTTTCTGAGTCTGAAGATAAACTTGTAAAATTTGGTGATATTGAATGTATCAATCAAAAAGAAGAGGACGAAGATGACGATGAGGAAATTATAAATACAGATAATACACATTGTAAATTTCATCTAAAAGAAAAAGTTGGATTTAGATATAGAGTAATAAGAGAGGATTTAGACAGGAGTTATATATATTTGACTGTGTTCGCATATACTCAGGATAAAAAAATTATCCAATTATTTCCAAATAAATATTCAAGCAGCAATAAGATTCGTACAGGTAGAGAGAATGTTTTTCCATCATCAAAAGACAAATATATACTTTATGGAGATTATCCTATTGGAAAAGATAAGGTGATTATGATTGCTTCTTTGCAGCCTGTTGGTTTACCCGGAAATAGTCCCCGTGCAGGAATTTATAAATACGCAGATATTGGAAAAGCACAATACGGAGTAATTGGATTAAAAAAAATACCTCAAAATTCTTATGATGTAAAAATTATCACATCTGAAACTATAAAATAA
- a CDS encoding FecR domain-containing protein, with amino-acid sequence MKVLASILLYLFSVGVYADKNKIIALVTFVNGEAYYQEESKMENLKVHTLLQPGSSVFTKKGQLRIQLGKNSILHLPSYSKLSLEYSGTEEKFDITLLLKEGALYTRILKDLEKKSNFKVLTKTYVAGVRGTEFLIQDYPSSVGAEKNGVFVHSGKVEIRDASSDIVRDTLQAGEELIQDKDKMVKKLLDDYMVEKLRIFEELKVMKEKTYELLKEQKLKNLSIYKSSKEKMKK; translated from the coding sequence ATGAAAGTTCTCGCTTCGATTCTGTTGTACCTGTTTTCAGTAGGAGTTTATGCTGATAAAAATAAGATCATTGCCCTGGTAACTTTTGTAAATGGAGAAGCCTATTATCAGGAAGAGAGTAAAATGGAGAACCTGAAAGTGCATACTCTTTTGCAGCCCGGTTCCAGTGTGTTTACTAAAAAAGGACAATTAAGGATCCAGCTGGGAAAGAACTCCATCCTGCATCTCCCTTCATATTCAAAACTTTCCCTTGAATACTCCGGTACTGAAGAAAAATTTGATATAACACTTTTGTTGAAGGAAGGTGCTTTGTACACCCGTATTTTAAAAGATCTGGAAAAAAAATCAAATTTTAAGGTTTTAACGAAAACTTATGTGGCAGGTGTAAGAGGGACTGAATTCTTGATCCAGGATTATCCATCTTCCGTAGGTGCTGAGAAAAACGGTGTTTTCGTGCATAGCGGTAAAGTTGAAATTCGAGATGCTTCTTCGGACATTGTAAGAGATACTCTTCAGGCGGGGGAAGAACTAATTCAAGACAAGGACAAAATGGTTAAAAAGCTTTTAGATGATTATATGGTCGAGAAACTCCGGATTTTTGAGGAATTGAAAGTAATGAAGGAAAAAACCTATGAGCTTTTGAAAGAACAAAAACTGAAAAATTTGTCTATCTATAAAAGTTCAAAAGAAAAAATGAAGAAATAA
- a CDS encoding SpoIIE family protein phosphatase, with the protein MQEKNYIRIAYFTGQPSSLDPFHGFDPDSYTLITACHDSLTYIGKDGEIKPLLATSWKRLSPTCFSFILREGVKFHNLEDFNAEAVVLTLQAQINPENKSPTGLGILSSIKEVEKVSEYEVNIYTHFPDSMLPYRMAIFSAIVPPQLLKEKGVDYFKDKPVGTGPFIFESMQKGKEIVLRANENYWGGKPKVFGLRFLCLPSQYWTEGIKQEKVDLMYGVQDLQIPLLRTEKNLYIQSQLSTFSHWFLLASKGPLLDKRVRLAMNLAIDNTMIARFHSHGNSIPQRSIATEGQFGYNPYLQIYQYDPEKALELLKEAGFEEGFTLKGIVADHSASLVQMIAAYLEDINITLEYEIIPRTEWMERVPNARMRGEGIYPGDFAVAPIDNPIMYSGFHHYIFLSKEGPFSLVEDDIYQQLFLESMTAENEVVSEMKLQDLDWYVHEEAMLLFTIQSEVHVVLANGVEMDISKNGHFGTYSWLSLQDNREEKEYPEWDFEYLNENKDVEYEEFQKVFKASEHANMFWFTGEALQDKRLDKLVSNLKYLEYLKQTQEKFRFIQIVHFLQKVKDMEALMEASRFSGIATYNIKGEPLLFNHTFLNLLGKSAKVKKIHELFTSLESWKNFEEKLREEEGFLGSIDLVKDDSNILPAQVACSLRLDDTGRSVGYLLIIRDESHERRLQRELELSYLDLEKKVIERTKELKETLDQVEALKKIQDGDYFLTSLLITPLGQNVIQSPYVQVESFLKQKKSFLFKEKYYEIGGDINIAHKLTLKNRSHILFMNADAMGKSIQGAGGVLVLGSVFQSIIERTKMNPSELNHYPERWLKIVIKELNGVFLSFNGSMLISLVVGLIDEESGLMYYVNIEHPELILYRDKKASFLKYNSFIRKLGTTDLPDIIHIDTFNLSEGDIILMGSDGKDDVVVGEAEDGSRIINENEEAFLLKIEDAGADLSKIYQYIGFWGEITDDFSLLKITYTAYNKPNVSSKLDLKGLVKEVNQYLLEQKYDLVISKLEKTYFETSNKKVFKWFIELLIQKEDYEKASNYLEAYIYAHPEDTAAIFANSYCLRKIKKYEKAIDFGERIRLRGSKEIENTINLLKSYIKAGKTERVKYIGTQLLKISIEDDRLKRWKAYLEKNIRESI; encoded by the coding sequence ATGCAGGAAAAAAACTATATCCGTATTGCTTATTTTACAGGCCAGCCGAGTTCTCTGGATCCCTTCCATGGTTTTGATCCGGATTCTTATACGCTCATAACGGCCTGTCATGATAGTCTTACCTATATTGGAAAAGATGGAGAAATTAAACCTTTATTAGCTACTTCCTGGAAACGTCTTAGTCCTACCTGTTTTTCTTTCATCCTGAGGGAAGGAGTAAAATTTCATAATTTAGAGGATTTTAATGCTGAGGCGGTGGTACTTACCTTACAAGCCCAGATAAATCCTGAAAATAAATCTCCTACCGGCCTGGGAATTTTATCCTCTATTAAGGAAGTTGAAAAGGTATCGGAATACGAAGTAAATATTTATACACATTTTCCTGATAGTATGTTACCTTATCGAATGGCAATTTTTTCGGCTATTGTTCCTCCTCAGTTATTAAAAGAGAAAGGAGTGGATTATTTTAAAGATAAACCGGTAGGAACCGGTCCTTTCATTTTCGAGTCTATGCAGAAGGGAAAAGAAATTGTTCTTCGGGCCAACGAAAACTATTGGGGAGGCAAGCCTAAAGTTTTCGGACTGCGTTTTCTTTGTCTCCCCTCACAATATTGGACAGAAGGGATTAAGCAGGAAAAGGTAGATTTGATGTATGGAGTTCAGGACCTCCAGATTCCTCTCTTACGTACGGAAAAGAATCTTTATATACAAAGCCAGCTTTCAACTTTTTCTCACTGGTTTCTTTTAGCTTCCAAAGGTCCCTTATTAGATAAGCGGGTTAGATTGGCTATGAATTTGGCTATTGACAATACTATGATTGCACGATTTCACAGTCACGGAAACTCGATTCCACAAAGGTCTATAGCTACAGAGGGTCAATTTGGATATAATCCTTATTTACAAATTTATCAGTATGATCCTGAAAAAGCCCTGGAACTTTTAAAGGAAGCGGGTTTTGAAGAAGGATTTACTCTGAAGGGTATTGTTGCAGATCATTCGGCGAGTCTTGTTCAAATGATTGCTGCTTATCTGGAAGATATTAATATTACATTAGAATATGAGATTATTCCGAGAACTGAGTGGATGGAAAGGGTTCCGAATGCCAGGATGAGGGGAGAAGGTATATATCCGGGTGATTTTGCAGTAGCGCCGATTGATAATCCGATTATGTATTCCGGTTTTCATCATTATATTTTTCTTTCTAAAGAAGGACCTTTTTCTCTTGTTGAGGATGATATATACCAGCAATTATTCCTTGAATCTATGACTGCTGAAAATGAAGTTGTTTCGGAAATGAAATTACAGGACCTCGATTGGTATGTTCATGAAGAAGCAATGCTACTTTTTACCATTCAATCAGAGGTACATGTTGTTCTTGCAAATGGTGTCGAGATGGATATATCTAAAAATGGACATTTCGGTACTTATTCCTGGTTAAGCTTACAGGATAATCGAGAAGAAAAAGAGTATCCTGAATGGGATTTTGAATATTTAAATGAAAATAAAGATGTAGAATATGAAGAGTTTCAAAAGGTGTTTAAAGCTTCCGAACATGCAAACATGTTTTGGTTTACGGGTGAGGCATTACAGGATAAAAGGCTGGATAAGTTAGTCAGCAATTTAAAATATTTAGAATATCTTAAGCAGACACAGGAGAAATTCAGATTTATTCAAATTGTTCATTTCCTTCAAAAAGTCAAAGACATGGAAGCGCTAATGGAAGCATCCCGGTTTTCAGGTATAGCCACGTACAATATAAAGGGGGAACCATTACTATTTAACCATACCTTCTTGAATCTTTTGGGAAAATCAGCGAAAGTAAAAAAGATACATGAACTGTTTACTTCGCTTGAGTCCTGGAAAAATTTTGAAGAGAAATTGAGGGAAGAAGAAGGTTTTCTTGGTTCTATTGATCTTGTAAAAGATGATTCTAATATTTTACCGGCACAGGTCGCCTGTTCTTTACGCCTGGATGATACCGGTCGTTCTGTAGGTTATTTATTGATTATCCGGGATGAAAGTCATGAAAGACGCTTACAAAGAGAATTGGAACTCAGCTACTTAGATCTGGAGAAAAAAGTAATTGAAAGAACAAAAGAATTAAAAGAAACTCTGGATCAGGTGGAAGCCTTAAAAAAAATACAGGATGGAGATTATTTTTTAACCAGCTTATTGATTACTCCTCTCGGACAAAATGTAATTCAGAGTCCTTATGTGCAGGTCGAATCGTTTTTGAAACAAAAAAAGTCTTTCTTGTTTAAAGAAAAATACTATGAAATCGGAGGAGACATTAACATTGCTCATAAGCTTACATTAAAAAATAGAAGCCACATTTTGTTTATGAATGCTGATGCTATGGGAAAATCTATACAGGGTGCAGGAGGAGTTCTGGTATTGGGTTCTGTTTTTCAATCCATTATAGAGAGAACGAAGATGAATCCTTCTGAGTTAAACCATTACCCTGAAAGATGGTTAAAAATTGTTATTAAAGAGTTAAATGGAGTTTTCTTGAGTTTCAATGGTTCTATGTTAATTTCTCTTGTCGTGGGTTTAATTGATGAAGAATCAGGTCTGATGTATTATGTTAATATTGAGCATCCGGAGTTAATTTTATATAGAGATAAAAAAGCTTCTTTTTTAAAATACAATAGTTTTATTCGTAAGCTAGGCACTACTGATCTACCGGATATAATCCATATAGATACATTTAACTTATCTGAGGGTGATATAATTCTTATGGGTTCTGATGGAAAAGATGATGTGGTTGTAGGAGAAGCTGAAGATGGTTCGAGGATTATAAATGAAAATGAAGAAGCATTCCTACTTAAAATAGAAGATGCCGGAGCTGACTTGAGTAAAATTTATCAATATATTGGTTTTTGGGGAGAAATTACAGATGATTTTTCTTTATTAAAGATTACTTATACGGCTTATAATAAACCTAATGTAAGTTCAAAGTTAGATTTAAAAGGGCTTGTAAAAGAAGTGAATCAATATTTGTTAGAGCAGAAATATGATTTAGTTATATCCAAATTAGAAAAAACATACTTTGAAACTTCCAATAAAAAAGTATTCAAGTGGTTTATTGAACTCCTTATACAAAAGGAAGATTATGAAAAAGCATCGAACTATCTCGAAGCCTATATCTATGCCCATCCTGAAGATACAGCTGCTATTTTTGCAAACTCTTATTGTTTAAGAAAAATAAAAAAGTATGAGAAAGCTATAGATTTTGGAGAAAGAATTCGCCTTCGTGGTTCAAAAGAGATAGAAAATACAATTAACCTACTAAAATCATATATAAAAGCAGGGAAAACAGAAAGAGTTAAATACATAGGAACTCAGTTACTTAAAATTTCCATAGAGGACGATAGATTGAAGCGCTGGAAAGCTTATTTGGAAAAAAATATTCGGGAATCTATTTGA
- a CDS encoding M48 family metalloprotease — protein MIRTFIIIFHICNFSLLAEKILGYKKALSNYILNLSEMEYKNYKESNTVLNNYKDWKSILDRTFYRLAQSSGLSNFKIEYSIIKNPSFNAYVYPGGQFILHTGTLDAIDKEIKKQKENGLEHNTYREFYISGILAHELAHYYNRHTFKLYMKKYSFSKSSTSNSLSLIKFGQDLELDADKTGYVLLGKAGYDTSYFLKILKFLNKKYQENLKKGNHNPYFSSHPSPNRRLGKLSEKEKKFYIFADKMESAFADIQIGTNLKNALNEIENGLVRFKNNPDLLRAKAVALHKLWLESAEVEKLLLRSIIDLPSFRNDMLLKKLGTRDITKKIPGNLRFYYKAKKTYKKVISITKDPFFLSNYATLLSYSPNPRQEQKAESLARRAYEESRGNLVTGNNLGVVLYLIGKKRDALTIFEILASEANNKIKDLLSKTDDNAKEQINRMARDIKRMQTYNKRYVNRSFTSILNLALYHYYTDPKSMKARVVTALYLQYDKHSEWAKFLATGMNMEDQVAESKLVINMQTKIHEVGIGNSFKEVFEKWGNFSRTKNFGKKVYYYYDKHNAKIEFHDTIVTNIELSPGTDYKLNQAITPDIRENKVDEYFKKHAEIEGNYKTYLTNTGKVTIYSEKGIVKKLWLHK, from the coding sequence ATGATAAGGACTTTTATAATAATCTTTCATATTTGTAATTTTAGTTTATTAGCAGAAAAAATATTAGGATATAAAAAAGCATTATCCAACTATATTCTAAATTTATCAGAAATGGAGTACAAGAATTACAAAGAAAGTAATACTGTTTTAAACAATTATAAGGATTGGAAAAGTATACTGGATAGAACTTTCTACCGTCTGGCTCAGTCTTCCGGTCTGTCTAATTTTAAAATAGAGTATTCAATAATAAAAAATCCCAGTTTTAATGCTTATGTATATCCGGGTGGACAATTTATTCTTCATACCGGTACATTAGATGCAATCGATAAGGAAATAAAAAAGCAGAAAGAGAATGGACTGGAGCATAATACATATAGAGAGTTTTATATTTCCGGTATTCTGGCTCATGAACTTGCTCATTACTATAACAGGCACACTTTCAAGTTATACATGAAAAAGTATAGCTTTAGTAAAAGCTCAACAAGCAATTCACTTAGTTTAATTAAATTTGGTCAGGATTTAGAACTCGATGCAGATAAAACAGGATATGTTCTTTTAGGAAAAGCGGGTTATGATACGTCTTACTTCTTAAAAATTCTAAAGTTTTTAAACAAGAAATATCAAGAAAATTTAAAAAAAGGAAATCATAACCCCTATTTTTCTTCTCATCCGAGTCCAAACAGGAGGCTGGGTAAATTAAGCGAGAAAGAAAAAAAATTTTATATCTTTGCTGATAAGATGGAAAGTGCTTTTGCAGATATACAAATAGGTACAAATTTAAAAAATGCTCTTAATGAAATAGAGAATGGACTCGTACGTTTCAAGAATAATCCGGATTTACTTCGAGCTAAAGCTGTAGCTCTTCATAAACTATGGCTGGAATCTGCGGAGGTGGAGAAACTCCTTCTTCGATCTATTATCGATTTACCATCTTTTCGAAATGATATGTTACTAAAAAAATTAGGAACAAGAGATATAACTAAAAAGATACCGGGGAATTTGAGGTTTTACTATAAAGCTAAAAAAACCTATAAAAAGGTAATTAGTATAACAAAGGATCCCTTTTTTCTTTCTAACTATGCAACTTTACTATCCTACTCTCCAAATCCACGACAGGAACAAAAAGCAGAAAGCTTAGCCAGGAGAGCCTATGAAGAAAGCAGAGGCAATCTGGTAACGGGTAATAATCTTGGAGTGGTTCTTTATCTCATAGGCAAAAAGCGAGATGCACTGACTATTTTTGAGATTCTTGCAAGTGAAGCTAATAACAAAATAAAAGATTTGTTAAGTAAAACCGATGATAATGCAAAAGAGCAAATTAATAGAATGGCTCGTGATATAAAAAGGATGCAAACTTATAATAAAAGATATGTAAATAGAAGTTTCACATCTATTCTTAATCTTGCACTTTATCATTATTATACAGATCCCAAATCAATGAAAGCCAGAGTAGTCACAGCACTTTATCTTCAATATGATAAGCATTCAGAGTGGGCCAAATTTCTCGCTACCGGGATGAATATGGAAGATCAAGTTGCAGAATCAAAACTTGTTATTAATATGCAAACAAAAATACATGAGGTAGGAATTGGAAATAGCTTTAAGGAGGTATTTGAGAAATGGGGTAACTTTTCCAGGACTAAAAACTTTGGAAAAAAGGTTTATTACTATTATGATAAACATAATGCTAAAATTGAATTTCATGATACTATTGTAACAAATATCGAATTATCTCCCGGCACAGATTATAAACTTAATCAAGCGATTACACCGGATATAAGGGAAAATAAAGTGGATGAGTACTTTAAGAAGCATGCTGAAATAGAAGGAAATTACAAAACTTATTTAACAAATACGGGAAAAGTAACTATCTACTCAGAAAAGGGAATCGTTAAAAAGCTATGGTTACATAAATAA
- a CDS encoding zinc metallopeptidase, whose product MYFDFSYFLIVGPAMLLSLWASYKVKSSFSHWSSYKSSTGATGAMVARAILDANGLNYVRVEHVPGDLTDHYDPSSKTLRLSDATYSSNSIAAFGVAAHEAGHAIQDKVQYPMLGFRSAIVPIAGFASSMSWFIIMLGMFLMYLMGKVGFFIAIIGVVLFSIVVLFQLITVPVEIDASNRAKEILVRMGYIHGKEAEAVNEVLNAAAWTYVAAAVTGIATLLYYLFRLGFFRSDD is encoded by the coding sequence ATGTATTTTGATTTTTCATATTTTTTGATTGTAGGTCCGGCCATGCTTTTAAGTTTATGGGCGAGTTATAAGGTGAAATCCAGCTTTTCTCATTGGAGTTCTTATAAGTCAAGTACCGGAGCTACCGGTGCAATGGTGGCTAGAGCGATTTTAGATGCAAATGGACTAAATTATGTACGGGTTGAACATGTACCCGGAGATTTAACCGATCATTACGATCCTTCTTCTAAAACTTTACGGCTTTCAGATGCCACGTATTCTTCTAATAGTATTGCTGCTTTTGGTGTAGCAGCTCATGAAGCCGGACATGCTATCCAGGATAAAGTTCAGTATCCTATGCTAGGCTTCCGCTCGGCTATTGTTCCGATTGCCGGTTTTGCATCTTCTATGAGCTGGTTTATTATTATGCTGGGAATGTTTCTCATGTATCTAATGGGAAAAGTTGGTTTTTTTATTGCAATTATTGGAGTTGTCCTGTTCTCTATAGTGGTACTGTTTCAATTAATAACCGTTCCGGTTGAAATAGATGCTTCGAATCGAGCCAAGGAAATTCTTGTGAGGATGGGCTATATCCATGGTAAGGAAGCAGAGGCTGTTAATGAAGTTTTAAACGCGGCTGCCTGGACTTATGTAGCGGCTGCTGTAACAGGAATTGCTACTTTATTATATTATTTGTTTCGTCTCGGCTTTTTTCGTTCGGATGATTAA
- a CDS encoding response regulator: protein MKKFKHVLFIILLPILLLTELSSETLKKNGILDLSDFDLSKQDKPIPLDTYWEFYWKKFYLSSDFYGETKPRPDIYMEVPSTWQNLNNQFFDKQGFATYRLRVFLHDTNPISFYTKGMGTNLRLFINGELAVEVGKPGKTVFESIPNSTPTSFTYFPKTKDLELIVHISNFHYRMSGFWYPLEIGTPKLINRKLHYSYFLEFCLFASMFMMGLYHIGIYSNRRQALEALYFGLFCLIFALRTLVLGEKFLPSYFEGMPWELTLKIEYLSFYLGLPIFMFYYLHLFKQINYPKFIYFIGAMAALFSLFVLFGTSFYYTHSVQAYQLLTLSCIVYILATLLKGSKFNLPGSKLFIFSLLIFSTTIIHDFLYSNQIIIHSIHLAPFGFISFIFLQSYLLSKNFSIAFSTTERLGIELKEKNEALTKLDKLKDDFLANTSHELKTPLNGIIGLSESLLDGAAGKLPEKVAYNLSLIITSGKRLSNLVNDILDFSKMRSNEIKVSKKPVDIYSISNLVLTLSEALIQKKNITLKNSIPQDFPSAIGDENRIQQILYNLVGNAIKFTDSGEVEIRAEVKEDSFMYISISDTGIGIPEDKFEAIFKSFEQIDSSSDRTYGGTGLGLTVTRQLVELHDGKITLESTLGEGSTFTFSLPVSQEKASSKEPQEESILTRLSENPLELAEQITLNKGEFNYKILIVDDEPINLQVLSNHLSLHNYSILQASNGQEALDILSKSPVIPDLILLDVMMPKMTGYEVCKKIRENYNANILPIVLLTAKNQINDLVQGFIHGANDYLTKPFSKDELLTRIKNHLNLSKTSGAYEKFVPQEFIKLINKDSIIDVKLGDHSEKYMSVLFSDIRSFTTLSETMSPRENFNFINSYLKRMSPIIQEHRGFIDKYIGDAIMALYPEETEDAISSAISMQKNLQEYNFHRINSGYKTIEIGIGINTGNLMLGTIGGLNRMEGTVISDAVNLASRVESMTKKYGVGILISEESYKNIKDKSRYDIRAIDKVIMKGKTSAVWIYEVFDADPEEIRFQKLNTLELFQQAVYNYTDNRYNAAYELFTEIKKSASEDKVVDHFLNILKNQFIKS, encoded by the coding sequence ATGAAAAAATTCAAGCATGTATTGTTTATAATTTTATTACCCATATTATTACTTACTGAATTATCCTCAGAAACACTAAAGAAAAATGGAATTTTAGATCTTTCTGACTTTGATTTATCTAAACAGGACAAACCCATACCTCTTGACACCTACTGGGAATTTTATTGGAAAAAGTTTTATCTTTCTTCTGATTTCTACGGAGAAACAAAACCCAGACCGGATATTTACATGGAAGTACCCTCTACCTGGCAAAATTTGAATAATCAATTTTTTGATAAACAGGGCTTTGCCACATATCGCTTACGTGTATTTTTACATGATACGAATCCCATTAGTTTTTATACAAAAGGTATGGGAACGAATCTGAGACTTTTTATTAATGGGGAATTAGCAGTCGAGGTTGGAAAACCGGGTAAAACAGTCTTCGAATCCATCCCGAATAGCACACCGACTAGCTTCACCTATTTTCCTAAAACTAAAGATCTGGAACTTATAGTACATATCTCTAATTTTCATTATCGAATGTCCGGTTTCTGGTATCCACTGGAAATTGGAACTCCAAAACTCATAAACCGAAAACTTCATTATTCCTATTTTCTTGAATTCTGTTTATTTGCCAGTATGTTCATGATGGGATTGTATCATATCGGGATTTATAGTAACCGCAGGCAAGCACTTGAAGCTCTATACTTCGGACTCTTTTGTCTTATTTTCGCTCTAAGAACTCTTGTACTGGGTGAAAAATTCCTACCTTCCTACTTTGAAGGAATGCCCTGGGAGCTCACTCTAAAAATAGAATATTTATCCTTTTATCTCGGGCTCCCCATATTCATGTTCTATTATCTACATCTATTCAAACAAATTAATTATCCCAAATTTATTTACTTTATTGGAGCGATGGCTGCCCTTTTTTCTCTTTTCGTTCTTTTTGGTACTTCTTTTTACTACACCCATAGCGTACAGGCCTATCAATTATTAACTCTGAGTTGCATAGTTTATATTTTAGCAACCTTACTGAAAGGTTCTAAATTTAACTTACCCGGTAGTAAGCTTTTTATATTTAGTTTGCTTATTTTCTCAACAACCATAATTCATGATTTCTTATACAGCAACCAAATCATTATCCATTCTATCCATCTGGCTCCTTTTGGATTTATTTCTTTTATCTTTCTACAGAGCTACCTTCTTTCAAAAAACTTTTCGATAGCTTTCTCTACTACAGAAAGACTCGGAATTGAGCTAAAGGAGAAAAATGAGGCTCTGACAAAACTGGATAAATTAAAAGATGATTTTTTAGCCAATACCTCACACGAATTAAAAACCCCTTTAAACGGAATTATAGGCTTAAGTGAATCTCTTTTAGATGGAGCTGCAGGAAAGCTTCCGGAAAAAGTAGCTTATAATCTTTCTCTTATTATCACCAGTGGAAAACGACTTTCTAACCTGGTAAATGATATTTTAGATTTTTCGAAAATGCGAAGTAACGAAATTAAAGTCAGTAAAAAACCGGTTGATATCTATTCTATTTCCAATCTTGTTTTAACTTTATCCGAGGCACTCATACAAAAGAAAAATATTACATTAAAAAATTCTATACCTCAGGATTTTCCATCTGCTATAGGAGATGAAAACAGGATACAACAGATATTATATAATTTAGTTGGAAATGCTATCAAGTTTACAGATAGTGGTGAGGTAGAAATTAGAGCCGAAGTGAAAGAAGATAGTTTTATGTATATCTCGATTTCGGATACAGGAATAGGTATTCCGGAAGATAAATTTGAAGCCATTTTTAAATCCTTTGAACAGATAGACTCTTCTTCCGATAGAACATACGGAGGAACCGGACTCGGACTTACCGTTACCCGTCAATTAGTAGAACTGCACGATGGTAAAATTACTCTGGAATCTACTCTGGGCGAAGGCTCTACTTTCACATTCTCCTTACCTGTATCCCAGGAAAAAGCCAGTTCTAAAGAGCCTCAAGAAGAATCGATTCTAACAAGGTTAAGTGAAAACCCATTAGAATTAGCAGAACAAATAACTCTTAACAAAGGGGAATTTAACTATAAAATTTTAATTGTAGACGACGAACCAATCAACCTACAGGTTTTATCCAATCACTTAAGCCTTCATAACTATTCTATTTTACAGGCTTCTAATGGACAGGAAGCACTTGATATTTTATCCAAATCACCGGTAATTCCCGACCTAATTCTTTTAGATGTTATGATGCCCAAAATGACTGGTTATGAGGTATGTAAGAAAATTAGAGAAAACTATAATGCTAATATATTACCTATTGTCTTACTTACAGCAAAAAATCAGATTAATGATCTGGTTCAGGGTTTTATACACGGAGCCAATGACTATCTAACAAAACCTTTCAGTAAGGATGAGCTTTTAACCCGGATAAAAAACCATTTAAACCTATCAAAAACCTCAGGAGCCTATGAAAAATTTGTTCCTCAGGAATTTATAAAACTTATCAATAAAGACAGTATTATCGATGTAAAATTGGGTGATCACTCAGAAAAATATATGTCAGTTCTTTTTTCGGATATACGTTCCTTCACAACTCTTTCAGAAACAATGAGTCCCAGAGAAAACTTTAATTTTATAAACTCTTATCTAAAAAGAATGTCTCCAATTATACAGGAACACAGAGGATTTATTGATAAATATATTGGAGACGCCATTATGGCTTTATACCCTGAAGAAACCGAAGACGCTATTTCTTCAGCTATATCTATGCAAAAAAATTTACAGGAATATAATTTTCACAGGATAAATTCCGGCTACAAGACAATAGAAATTGGGATAGGTATTAATACCGGGAACTTAATGCTCGGTACTATTGGCGGCCTGAACAGGATGGAAGGAACCGTGATTTCTGATGCAGTCAACCTGGCATCTCGTGTAGAAAGCATGACAAAAAAATATGGAGTAGGAATTTTAATCTCTGAAGAAAGTTATAAGAATATCAAGGATAAATCCAGATACGATATTCGTGCTATTGATAAGGTAATTATGAAAGGGAAAACCTCGGCTGTCTGGATTTACGAGGTCTTTGATGCAGACCCCGAAGAAATCAGGTTTCAAAAACTCAATACTCTTGAGCTATTCCAGCAGGCAGTTTATAATTATACAGATAACAGATACAATGCTGCCTATGAGCTTTTTACCGAAATAAAAAAGAGTGCTTCAGAAGATAAAGTTGTAGATCATTTTTTAAATATTTTAAAAAATCAATTTATAAAAAGCTGA